In the genome of Sebastes umbrosus isolate fSebUmb1 chromosome 14, fSebUmb1.pri, whole genome shotgun sequence, one region contains:
- the kank2 gene encoding LOW QUALITY PROTEIN: KN motif and ankyrin repeat domain-containing protein 2 (The sequence of the model RefSeq protein was modified relative to this genomic sequence to represent the inferred CDS: inserted 1 base in 1 codon; deleted 2 bases in 2 codons) produces the protein MAQVLHMDPGFPGKLNPPAPPSLHGKEQEAPYSVETPYGYRLDLDFLKYVNDIEKGNTIKKVPIQRRPRYGSLPRGYGYTGSWWTSTESLCSNTSMDSRHSSFSYCAPGFHTSQRPSFSSARVEKTLLDARRKLEEEKEGRRFSNLGSMHSSVAGSNTSLSSAHSYNRAHGGGGSYTPLSSGLSTPVTPTPAHLQHVREQMAAALRKIKELEEQVKTIPVLQVKISVLQEEKRQLSVQLKSQKFLGHSLSFNRGRSRGELYIDIPEEEVSTGAKSSNKPLSPTTPEGSKLQDSGCEIEDTVIVGGARPDAKREVRTIGVGPEVMRGSRQVGVGVREEDLGLLPETEALKNQVGQLEGQLKRTVQELQDAQQQATAIQSVQKVPQAEHPVMATSVGWQEPQSCSLHTLVSFTQLPQQREQRTVGIQVYTLEQPTVVEVGTLLRAETCSSPSLQPAGGVVEGHHSGQAEDAPVELPIAVSSKQVRDVLKSELSTSVPVANPAIAVGTSGNQMSLLHSKEEETHLHTSTEAVQSQEGPKTASSPQSSLRSIMKRKAEGEPGSPSTKKNLQFIGVNGGYESTSSDDSSSESSDEASDSSEYHEAREKLESAAQHQQITHSQASQPPESNSVPQQTAVILXAVIPDSQQSPNQPAPVDTTPQSPARDTASDSTPTPPCPANDAASTETVTLEITSTSSSTESTPEQSSVTSTLCVTKTTEITEQQYTVQSETTVLSSQSEPKPAAESIPNNTATASAKQVRLDLSDSLMSALHALQKALGEPNAFSQQGARAAYTTVLQEWLRVSCHKAADTVVVKAYMNTFGSVSPQLLEFVINMADGNGNTALHYTVSHSNFPVVKLLLDTGLCNADKQNKAGYTAIMLTALAAFHSDNDLQTVLQLLRTGDVNAKASQAGQTALMLAVSHGRGDMVRALLSCGAQVNIRDDDGSTALMCACEHGHVDIVRQLLSVPGCDVTLTDNDGSTALSIALEASQNDIAVLLYAHLNFAKPPSPVSPKAPLLGSSPPAGETK, from the exons ATGGCTCAGGTGCTGCATATGGACCCCGGCTTCCCAG GGAAACTCAACCCGCCTGCTCCCCCTTCCCTGCACGGCAAAGAACAGGAGGCGCCCTACTCAGTGGAGACCCCCTATGGCTACCGTCTGGACCTCGACTTCCTCAAATATGTTAACGACATAGAGAAGGGAAACACTATCAAGAAGGTACCGATCCAACGGCGGCCACGCTATGGCTCCCTGCCCCGCGGCTATGGCTACACCGGCTCCTGGTGGACCTCCACAGAGTCTCTGTGCTCCAACACCAGCATGGACAGCCGACACTCTTCATTCTCTTACTGCGCCCCCGGCTTCCACACGTCGCAGAGGCCCAGCTTCAGCAGTGCCCGGGTGGAGAAGACCCTTTTGGATGCACGCAGGAagctggaggaagagaaagaggggcGGAGATTCTCCAACCTGGGCAGCATGCACAGCAGCGTAGCAGGCTCCAACACCTCTCTCAGCAGTGCACACAGCTACAACCGAGCCCACGGTGGAGGTGGATCCTACACCCCATTGAGTTCTGGCCTGTCCACCCCAGTGACCCCAACACCAGCCCACCTGCAGCACGTCAGGGAGCAAATGGCCGCGGCCCTCAGGAAGAtaaaggagctggaggagcaggTGAAGACCATCCCTGTGCTGCAGGTCAAAATATCTGTGCTGCAGGAGGAGAAACGGCAGCTCAGCGTCCAGCTGAAGAGCCAGAAGTTCCTGGGTCATAGTCTGAGTTTCAACCGAGGTCGTTCCCGAGGAGAGCTTTACATCGACATCCCCGAAGAAGAGGTGAGCACAGGAGCTAAGAGCAGCAACAAGCCACTGTCTCCCACCACACCCGAGGGCTCCAAGCTTCAAGATTCAGGCTGTGAGATTGAGGACACGGTGATTGTGGGTGGAGCGCGACCAGATGCAAAGCGGGAAGTGCGCACCATCGGAGTGGGACCAGAGGTGATGAGGGGGAGTCGTCAGGTGGGAGTCGGGGTTCGGGAGGAGGATCTGGGGCTGCTGCCAGAGACGGAGGCTCTTAAGAATCAAGTGGGTCAGCTTGAGGGCCAGCTAAAGAGGACGGTGCAGGAGCTGCAGGACGCGCAGCAGCAGGCTACAGCGATCCAGAGTGTCCAGAAGGTCCCTCAGGCAGAGCATCCGGTCATGGCTACCAGCGTGGGCTGGCAGGAGCCACAAAGCTGCAGTCTGCACACTCTGGTCAGCTTCACACAGCTGCCCCAGCAGAGGGAACAGAGAACTGTGGGGATCCAGGTGTACACACTGGAGCAGCCCACCGTGGTGGAGGTGGGCACACTGCTCCGAGCAGAGACCTGCAGCTCCCCCTCCCTTCAACCAGCTGGAGGAGTCGTGGAGGGTCACCACAGCGGACAGGCTGAAG ATGCTCCAGTTGAGTTGCCGATTGCAGTCAGCTCCAAGCAGGTGCGCGACGTCCTAAAGAGCGAGTTATCCACTTCGGTACCTGTAGCTAATCCTGCCATCGCTGTCGGCACATCTGGTAATCAGATGTCTTTGTTGCattcaaaagaagaagaaacacaccTGCATACATCCACAGAGGCTGTCCAGTCACAAGAAGGCCCTAAGACAG CCTCATCTCCACAGTCCTCTCTGAGGTCCATAATGAAGCGGAAAGCAGAAGGTGAACCAGGATCTCCCTCTACAAAGAAGAACCTACAGTTCATTGGAGTCAATGGAGG CTACGAGTCCACATCGTCAGACGACAGCAGCAGCGAGAGCTCAGATGAGGCGAGTGACTCCAGCGAATATCATGAAGCCAGAGAAAAACTAGAGTCAGCGGCCCAGCACCAGCAAATAACCCACAGCCAGGCTTCCCAGCCTCCAGAAAGCAACAGCGTACCTCAACAGACTGCCGTCATAC CAGCCGTCATTCCAGATTCACAGCAGAGTCCCAACCAGCCTGCACCTGTAGACACAACCCCCCAGTCACCAGCA CGGGACACTGCCTCCGACTCCACTCCTACACCTCCATGTCCAGCAAACGATGCTGCCTCTACAGAGACTGTCACCCTGGAGATTACCTCCACATCATCAAGCACTGAATCCACTCCTGAACAAAGCTCAGTTACTTCAACGCTGTGTGTCACTAAAACCACTGAGATTACCGAGCAGCAATACACCGTCCAGTCAGAAACAACCGTCCTCTCCAGCCAGTCAGAGCCAAAGCCGGCAGCTGAAAGCATCCCAAATAACACTGCCACAGCGTCTGCCAAGCAAGTCAG GCTGGACCTGAGTGACAGCCTGATGTCAGCTCTTCATGCCCTGCAGAAAGCCCTGGGGGAACCCAACGCCTTCAGCCAACAAGGAGCA AGGGCGGCCTACACCACCGTGCTGCAGGAGTGGCTGCGCGTGTCCTGTCACAAAGCGGCGGACACGGTTGTTGTCAAGGCCTATATGAACACCTTCGGCTCAGTCTCGCCTCAGCTGCTGGAGTTTGTGATCAACATGGCAGACGGCAATGGGAACACGGCGCTTCACTACACCGTCTCCCACTCCAACTTCCCCGTGGTGAAACTGCTGCTGGACACCG GCCTGTGTAACGCTGACAAGCAGAACAAGGCGGGCTACACGGCCATCATGCTGACAGCTCTGGCCGCCTTCCACTCTGACAATGACCTTCAAACCGTCCTGCAGCTGCTGCGCACGGGGGATGTCAACGCCAAGGCCAGCCAG GCCGGTCAGACGGCGCTGATGCTGGCGGTCAGCCATGGTCGA GGGGACATGGTGCGGGCGCTGCTGTCCTGCGGGGCACAGGTCAACATCCGTGATGACGATGGCTCCACAGCGCTCATGTGTGCCTGTGAACACGGTCACGTGGACATTGTGCGTCAGCTACTGTCTGTGCCAGGCTGTGATGTCACTCTCACTGACAAT GACGGCAGCACTGCTCTGTCCATAGCCCTGGAGGCCAGCCAGAACGACATCGCTGTGCTTCTGTATGCTCACCTCAACTTTGCAAAGCCTCCTTCCCCT GTTTCACCGAAGGCTCCTCTCTTGGgttcctctcctcctgccggtgaaacaaaataa